GGAAATCTGAGCAAttacctttttttattattattttttaacaagatAGAAGTAATAGTAAgtaactattggcacccttaatATATATTTAGAATAAAAGTTTAAGTCTGGCTCTTTAGTTTGTGGATCTTGGAGAATTCTTAAAGGTACTACGTAGAACCTGACAACAGACGGAATTCCAAGTCGAGCCCTTTAAGGCATTTAAGAAAACTCAGGGAACCTGTTAATCCtctggaaagtgtgtgtgtgtgtgtacagtgctatattgttttaaaatgaaacatgctgattttattttagcacaatattttattaaacatttatactGAGAGACCTTTTTAGAACGCTCGAATTGttctttctgcaaaaaaaaaaagaagtttttttttatttgaaaggtTAAATCTAACACCCTACATGGGTTCGTCGGTTTCTTTAAGGTTTTATTTGTACATTACAGctcagtgaaattcttttcttcgcatatcccagttTGAacctggggtcagagcgcaggatcagccatgagatggcgcccctggagcagatagggttaagggccttgctcaagggcccaacaagggtgctgtatcatggcgcCTATAGTATAATGCTGCCTGTCATAGTACCCTACAAGAGACAGTTATCCTTTTAGAGAGGGTTCCATGTTGTCTTGAGGAACATGAGTGATTGTTTAATTTGTCCCCTTGTGTActctgtatgtttttattttacatattaatttGGAGTTGCGTCCCAGCCGTTATTCACCCACCTTGtgcagtgttcccaggataagtTTCAGATCCACCGTCACCCTGACCAGGTTACTGAAGATCAGTGAATGGATCAAGGGATTTGGACCTCAGTCATTTCACCACTATGCATTTCTTTTGAAAAATAGTTGAGTagttgtgtgatttatttatttatttgtttgtttgttagagGACGGATTTAATCAGTTTTCTGAAGGATGCCATTAATTCTGGAGCTGATTGCATCATGTAGGCAGTGTGTTGCTGTTTGGGGCAGAGGTTGCAGATGGTATCTATATCAGTAATGTGCCTAATCTAATTGGGAGAGGGCCTGACTCTGCTGTTGTTGATGCTCGTGAACTTTAAAGAGCTCGGGACCCTTTTTCTTCCACGCGCACAGGCTCCAAACTGAGATACAGGGACTACAGCTTCAACATTTTCctaagaatttttttaaagttagcatgtttattcattatttattgcaGGTCTGTATAAAATGCATGGTGACCAGTGTCTCGTGCTGGATGTCAGGGTCAGTAtacatgtcagtgtgtgtgttacgcaCATTGCTCAGTTCATCACTGTAAGTCGCGTCTGTCATTGGCCAGAAGTGTCTCGAGCCCTTGTTGTGACGCTTGCCTATATAACGGGGCTCGTGCCAGTGGGACGGCGTGTCCGCGCGCGCCCCACCCAGAGCTGTATGGACGCTTCATTTCCGCGTCTCCAGAGAGCGCGCGCAGAACATCAGGATTATAACAGGAGCATCCTTCTCCTCCGGTGAGTCTCTCAAAACATCACTGGAGTAAGGGGAAAATCACTTGTCATTAAGCTTATTCCCTACTGCTATTCATCTCAAACTAATCTTTTATTATTGCAtaataatctctctctatctagtttttctttatttgtctgCTACTTATGGAAAATAAAGGGCATCACTGTCTAGCAAGTTTGCTTTATacatgctttataaaataactgcaatctgggttgccagattgacgCGATGCTTTCCATCTTAAAAAAATGGCTTCCATGTTAAGCatgatattaattattaattaacaaCTGAATTTGGAAGAATAATTCAGACATAGTAGTTCTGATTTGATCAGGATTAAGACCTCTGTCCATTCTTTCTGAGATGTTTAACTGGATTTTCTCCACCAAGTATTTCTAcatgatttttttatatatatataaatgtatgtatatcaCTAACTCAacagtgtaaaatataaaacaaaataaaactgcttTATGTTTGAATTTATAATTACAAATTACTGAGCAATTTTCGATTTGAATTGtgcaatttaaaatgttaaatatataaatatatgttaaCTACTAAAGCACGTTTTGATGAAGGATGCAGTAGCCCATCTAAAGGCTTTGAACGGAAGAACAcgtccaatctggcaaccctgactGGTTTAAAATGAGTGACCACACCCCGGCTGCTCTAAAACTGTCTGTCATATCATCACATCATCTATGCAACctaataaaaattgcatttatgtTGACCTTTAGAACAGTTTTTGGGATGAGTTTCTGtatgtgtggcagcctgggaaacaACATGGtgaaatttggacattttctactGGATATAACTCTGAGTTATATCAGAGTTATTCTGAATGTATCTCAACCAGAAGCAAAGTTCCAGCATTGTGAATTCGAGTTACCATCGAATGTGAAAAAGGCGAAAATGACATTTAAGGATTTCATTCCGAGAGTGGAACTGTGAACAGCCATTATCTGATCACAAAGTGAATTGTTTAGAATATATACTATGTCTGTGTTGCTATAGTTCACTGTGTGAGAACAATTTTCCTCTCTAGAATTTAGCCACAGAAAGATCTGGCAGGTTTTCCCTGGCTGCTTTGAGAGTTCCCCGAAAAGCCAGCGATCATGGCAAACAGAGGCCCCAGTTACGGCCTGAGCCGGGAGGTGCAGGAGAAAATCGAACAGAAGTACGATCACGATCTGGAGGCTCGGCTGGTGGACTGGATCGTCGCGCAGTGTGGAGGAAATCTGGAAAGACCCCAAACAGGAAAGCAGAACTTCCAAAAGTGGCTCATGGACGGCACCGTGAGTTACCGCAATGATTCTGTTCACTATGAACCTAGCTTTTGACTGCCAAAGAGTTGAAAGTCTCTCACTTCCTGTACTGTAGATCCTCTGCAGGCTCATTAACAGTCTGTACCCGCGTGGCAAAGAGCCCATTAAAAAGATCCAGGAAACACAGATGGCTTTTAAGCAGATGGAGAAGATCTCGCAGTTCCTCCAGGCAGCCGAGGCGTACGGAGTCATCACCACCGACATCTTTCAGACTGTAGATTTATGGGAAGGTACAGTGGTTCATGGAGCTATGGTTGACTCCCATATCACTTATTTGACCATTAGGCCCTGTAATAGGtctcttttttaaatgtatttattttttataaatgctCGCTTAGAGAAAGCGTTTGTTAAGTGTTCTTGGGTTTTAGTGTTCTGTCTGTCTAGCTTTTAATGCTTAAGACATAAGCTTAGGAACCCTAGGGTTCTGGATTGAAccgtttgttgttgttgttgttgttgttgttgtttttacctgTGTTGGTTCCCTTGAACTTCATCATCACCTGTTTGACCATTAGACAACTGCAATAAGACTTTCATTATCTACACTATTAGAAAAAGAACTTGTTTAACGGTTCTTTAGACAGACAAGGGTTGCTTAAAGGGGTTCTAATTGGAACCCTCTCTGACAAAGagtgttgtagggttctaccgTTCAGGATTAAAATGATTTTCATGCTTAAAAACCTACTTCTAAAAGTAAATCCACGACCACAATTTGTATCGGTTCTCTTGCCTACAGGAAAGGACATGGCCGCCGTCCAGAGAACTCTAATGGCACTGGGCAGTGTGGCACTCACCAAGGATGATGGGCATTACCGTGGCAACCGGGACTGGTTCCACAGGTGATTGAGATCTTTCCAGATCTCTGGTGTTAGTCACACTGTGCTTTGTTGAACGTTGATCTCACTCGAAACCTGTTTCATCCCCATCCTCAGGAAGTCGCAGGGTAACCGGAGGGAATTTTCCGAAGAGCAGCTGCGCCAGGGACAGAACCTGGtcagcctgcagatgggcagcaaccGCGGCGCATCCCAGGCTGGCATGACTGGGTACGGCATGCACCGCCAGATCATGTAACCCAGCCTGGAGATGACCTACCACCTGCATCAGACACCCAGAAGACCTTAATCTGTGCAGACGAGCAACATCTGGTTCAGTCGTCATTTTCATTAACGCTTTCGGTTGTCAAATGATGAGGTAGAGCACTTTTAATATCAGCGTCCTTTTAAAATGTCTAGAAGTTCCATGTATGATATTAATTCATAACTTATTATATCTGATTAGCATGACTACCatgggattttatttttatgtactaTAATATACATGGTTAGCAGTATTCAACATAAATACCTAGATCTGTGTGACATCATTACTGTAAATCACTGCTGTTTATCTCTGTAAACACTTAAACTATGTCTAAAAACACATACTACCGTACTAATAATATGTCCGTAGAGCATTATATACTGGCATACATACACTGACCTCCATGTTAAAAGTTGCACAATGAttaaaaaatccacacacacaacttcCTGTCAGATTTGTACTGTACCACGTGTGAATGcatatctgtatttatttcctTAGTTAAGTGCCAAAACTCCCCATATGCatattttgcagattttttttctttttgtctttccatTTGGAATTGTATTAGAAGTTTATATCCAAGTTTCATATTATGCGTTATTGTTTTGCTTGTGAAGATGTTTAATAAATTGATATTATATTCATGGACTACCATTTATTAGCTGTTAGACAATACACAGGAGCAAATGAAAGCTCTTTAGAAGAAATGATCTAAACCCACCCTGTGAAGGCAAGTATCAGGTCCCAAgctcaataaatatatatgattttctttttaattacaaggggggaaaaaggacAGAAATTCTGTTTATTGGTGCGGCATATAGACTGAAAAGGTTAATATTCATTGGAACggtattataatatattatgttatgttacattGTTATATAAGGTGTCACCGTGTTAATATTCATTGGCATTTACCATTGAAGCAGGAATAAATTAGAAAGGCTAAAACCATTCATGCGTGAATGGATTTAAAGTCTCCGCCCTTCTTAGGCCTAAGCAGTGAATTAAAATCCGTGCTTAATGACCTGGCTGTGAGATTCATAAAACTAGTTTGTCATGGTCACTTTAACGGTACACTTTACTGACACCGAATCTGTTAGAACAATACAAACATCAAGTCAGTTTCATCGCTTGCATAACATTATCCTCAACATGATTAACGATCTAACTGAGCATTTAAACCAAATCCGTTTTCAGATTAGCCATGCCAAAAATATGTTGCATTGAAGGTGAATCGGCTCATGCGTTCCTAGTTGATCATTATCGAAATCATTTATATGCAAAGGACGGAGTAGGTGATGCGTAACAAATATAGTTTAAATAAGTAACCTGCGTAACTGCTGCAAGACCAGATTCTCAAGTTCTCGGCACATTTTCGGCCCCGAGACCCGAGAGGACTGCAAAAAAGTTGGAGATTTTGATTATAAATTGGACGTACACGGGTGTGCAGATCATGTCCTTTGCCCGGcgttttttcctcctcctcctcctagtGGTGGTGGTCCATGCTGCAGAGCAGGAAATTTCTGGAAAGAATCCTGGTTGCGTGTGTGGACACCCGGGAATACCGGGCAACCCAGGACACAACGGGATACCCGGGCGTGACGGCCGAGATGGAGGCAAAGGGGATAAAGGAGATCCAGGTGAGGAAAAATGCACAaatcttattattatcatgTGTAAGTGTAAAATCAGAGACTGGTTCATATATTGGCCTATTTGTGAAAAGACAAAACCAAAATTTGTGTTTACAGGAATAGTTTGGACAAAAACTACCCTGTAAGACATGTTCTTTGGAGACACAGACTTCCATTAGCCTTGCACCTCCAAACTATATAAGAACACCGAATTATACAATGTATACTAACTACTATATTGTCTATAAAGCAAAATATTTTGAGTAAGGAATGAAACTtggggggtgtgctgttatagaaaaacaatcaacGATGGGGTGGTATGATGaggcggagttactgttaccatcctgaaatggattatttccctataacagaatgtcccaaagtgttttatttcacttatatggttacatttaatgctgtggaacgaatcagaacgagtgcattaatataaacgtgtGATTTACGGCTGcactactgtccgagctgctgctAAATGTGTACaaattttaaattaatcaacaccttctgaccaatcagatttgagaattcaacaaagCTGTGATATAGCAAAAATAACAGTGCACAAGATTAAAGTTTGGGTTTGCTCTTTGTTTCTCTTGAAAGGTGATATTGGAACATGTGGAGCAGCGGGGAAGGATGGGCCAAAAGGAGACAAAGGAGAACCTGGTCAAATTTCTCATCCTTGCATTTGATGGAAATGCTGATGAATGttgtggtgatttttttttagtataggAAAATGTCTTGTTGTCTTTGACAGGTGCTCCAGGTATAGATGGGCTTAAAGGGCGACGTGGAGAGAACGGAGAAAGGGGTCCACCTGGAAAAATGGGGCCCCAAGGCTTCTCAGGACCGCTTGGTCTTAAAGGGGTAAAGGGAGAGATGGGAATGCCAGGACCGAAGGGTATCAAAGGAGATGTAGGACCAGAGGGACCTGTAGGGCCTCAGGGAAGCCTTGGGTACCAAGGAGAAAAAGGCTCTCCAGGCCCTATTGGACCTCCGGGAAGACAAGGCCCTAAGGGAGAACTCGGACCTCCTGGCCACAAGGGCAGCCTTGGTTACCGTGGTGAAAAGGGTTCAAAAGGTGAGACAGGAGAAAAAGGACCTGAAGGAGACATGCCTGAAATACCCAAAAGTGCCTTTTCTGTCGGACTGACCGCACAAAGCAAGCTGCCTGCGAGTAACGCTCCTATCCGATTCGACAAAATCATCTACAACCGTCAGAATCACTACAATTCCGAGAGCGGCCGCTTCACCTGTGCCATCACTGGAGCTTATTTTTTCACCTACCACATCACAGTGTTCTCTCGAAACGTCCGAGTGGCACTAATGAAGAACGGACAAAGCGTCATCCACACCATGGACAACTACCAGAACAGTGAGGACCAGGCGGCCGGGGGCACTGTGCTTCATCTGCAGGTCGGGGACAAGGTGTGGCTTCAGGTGTCTGGAGGACAGCTCTTTAACGGACTCTAcgcagatgatgatgatgacactACTTTCTCTGCGTTCCTTCTCTTCGCTGAATGACAAACCAAATATctggagatttctgaggaaatATGTGTAGAATTATTCACCAAAATGAAAACTGGACCTTATATATGCTTTATCTTCCTTTAGTCATCCTGATTGTTAATTGTTCCAGGGTCAAGTATTTAATctaatatgcaaaaaaaaaaaaaaaattctccatatatttttttttattggtttagTTTTGGCAAcaccaaaataaatataatgattgCATTTTGtattcagtgtttgtttgttttttgggctttttaattttatctatttttttttttttaattattgcactcatttaattcatttcttttctgcCGTAAGAAACACGTTTTATGGCAAAATGCTAAAATAAACGGAAAGAAAAAGCCAACATAACAAAATTAAcgaataaataagtaaacaaaactACCACTTATCcgtaatttaatataaaattccCAGCCAATCGCAGTGCTCTCTTGGCAGAGCTCGCCCTTTTGCTCCGCCTCCTTAATGCATGTTGCCAGATTGAGTTAAATAACTCCACGACTTTCAAGGTTTAAACCTGGTCCAGCTGGAAAATCTGGTAGAGACTAATTTtagtgtaattattattttttaaatcctgtcaTGATAAATGCGATACATAATTATTTTATGAGTTTAGCCAAGTGTTCAAATATTAAACACAACAGGAAAAGAGTTGTATTTGTATGAAAAtatgaatgctttttatttaaaaaaaaaaaaaaaaaagccattttaaGCAGTTCCActgtattaaaatgttaaattaaaacgttttgttttttctttgttcaacTGATTCAAATTGATATTACTGATTACCTGTTGTCAGGAGTGGCTGGTATAAATGGGCGAGCTAGTCTAAGTGCTCCCTGTTTTTCAAAAAATTAAATCAGTATAAGATTTTATTGTTGACATCTGAAGCAGAGTAGGACTTTTGTAGAACTGAGCACAGCAACACTACCAGTGGTCCTAaggaaaacacacagaatggtatgaagaagtgaggctgaggctgatttctttctagtccagactgtagattcatgcagccaaTCAGTGATTACACAGTGACACGCCCTGCAGGTTTGATCTCACGCATCTATAACATCATCTGCAGTGATTGAGAGCTTGCATTTGATATAGagtaatgaacatgaacaaggtGGATTATGTACTCTATCAATAATATCCCCTAGCTACATTTAGTAGATTAACTAAGCACACGTTTTCCAATCGAAGTACAAATTGCACAAAAGGACCAATGACAGAACTGtaagtttagtttagtttttttggtTCGATCTAATGTGTGACAACTTTTCTGTTTACCAAGCCAACATCAcatgttgttattgttaaaaCAGGTACAATGCcatttaataggagaaaaaaaaattaaacaatctCTAACATTAACGATACCAGTCCAAATTTGCTGTTGcttccgaaaaaaaaaaaaaaacccaccaagaACTATTTTTCTCACTTACAATTTACTATCAGTGTttttcccctttgctgttataataatctccactcttctgggaagactttccactaggttttggagcatggctgtggggatttttgtgatcattcagctacaagagtgcaggacacttgagttattccaccttcttccaaccttaacacaccatgtcttcatggagcttgagTTGTGCACAGGTGCATCCTCATGCTGGAACCGGTTTGAACCTCTTTgttgcagtgaagggaaattgtaatgctacagcattcaaatacattttatacaactgtgtgcttctaactttgtggcaacagaagaaccacatatgtaTGATGGTCAGTGCCTCcaacttcaataaataaataaataaataaataaatatatatacgtCATAAGTAAACATGAGTTTGAAAAAGTTACAACCTGTGGCTATTCTGTGAAATGGAGGACAACAGATAGGTGTTCAAGATGCATTAAgatcaatctggcaacctgttCTCTGCTCATTCAGCGCGACAAGTGCAGCGATGCTGGCCGACACTCCGCTTCACCACCGCGGACGCTTCAACAGGTCCTGGGCGCTTAGAGCTGTGCGGCTTAAGACAAAATAATAGCCAAACTCGgtcatttataatatttattttgtattttttttactttctacAGTGCAGTTAAACCATTAAACCTCTCCTCGGAGAGTTATCTGTTCTTTAGTTTAGCTGAGTGTTGTGACTTCCACAATGTAACAACACTAGACTTGGGTTTGTTTAGGATTTTTTTCAGGGACCTTTAGCGTTAATCTCCATGAGAATCACTAAAAGCTGAAGACGAGAAATCCGGCGAACTTTGGACTTTTCGGTGTgaaacagagctgtgttcaatGGCTGGAGCTGTGCTGAAAAGCCCGCAGTTGGTCGTGAAGAGACTGTAGCTACACAACAGAAGTATGAGAAAGGTAACATTGTATCTGGAGGTTATTTAATTAGTTaaggggttttttgttgttctttacatattttatttctaggatttatgtatgtattttttcaaCGCTTATTAGAACTACAGGAAGTAGCTCAATTTCCCAAAGCTCCAGGTTTATCCGTTGTGAACGTGTTGCCTGGAGAGCAGAGGAGGAGGGTCGGGTGAGGGGGGGTCAGCACTGAGGGGTGCATTGTGTGCCCTACTGCCCCCAAACCCCCGGCGGTTGTCATAGTGACAGGTTACTTTGGTGATTGCAGTAGCAATTGTATATAGTAAATGGGTTGTAACTGTCTCTGTACTGACTGGTTGGTTATGTAGTCATTGTGATTTTTATGATGTAGTTCTAAGTTGTCAGTGTGGTTGTTCTTATAGAGTCCTGATTGCTGTAGGAATTgttgtaggttttttttgta
This genomic interval from Ictalurus punctatus breed USDA103 chromosome 23, Coco_2.0, whole genome shotgun sequence contains the following:
- the tagln3b gene encoding transgelin-3b, with amino-acid sequence MANRGPSYGLSREVQEKIEQKYDHDLEARLVDWIVAQCGGNLERPQTGKQNFQKWLMDGTILCRLINSLYPRGKEPIKKIQETQMAFKQMEKISQFLQAAEAYGVITTDIFQTVDLWEGKDMAAVQRTLMALGSVALTKDDGHYRGNRDWFHRKSQGNRREFSEEQLRQGQNLVSLQMGSNRGASQAGMTGYGMHRQIM
- the c1qtnf9 gene encoding complement C1q and tumor necrosis factor-related protein 9A, whose translation is MSFARRFFLLLLLVVVVHAAEQEISGKNPGCVCGHPGIPGNPGHNGIPGRDGRDGGKGDKGDPGDIGTCGAAGKDGPKGDKGEPGAPGIDGLKGRRGENGERGPPGKMGPQGFSGPLGLKGVKGEMGMPGPKGIKGDVGPEGPVGPQGSLGYQGEKGSPGPIGPPGRQGPKGELGPPGHKGSLGYRGEKGSKGETGEKGPEGDMPEIPKSAFSVGLTAQSKLPASNAPIRFDKIIYNRQNHYNSESGRFTCAITGAYFFTYHITVFSRNVRVALMKNGQSVIHTMDNYQNSEDQAAGGTVLHLQVGDKVWLQVSGGQLFNGLYADDDDDTTFSAFLLFAE